Genomic window (Fretibacterium sp. OH1220_COT-178):
GAGAATCCACACACGCTCTTTGTGGTCGACCAGGCCTATATCGACTTCCTGCTTCCGGAAAGAGAGCGCGTTCTTCTCGATTTTCGTGCTTTTCCCAACCTTTTGCTTCTCCGGTCGTTGACGAAGCTCTACCACCTATGCGGGGCCCGAATCGGTTACGTCCTGGCGTCTTCGGACTGGATCGTACGGCTCAAGGCACGCCAGCCCACCTGGAGCGTCAATGCGGTCGCCCAGGCGGTCTGTTCGGCGTTTATGAGAAATGAGGCCATTCTTCGCGAGACGCGGGCCTTTTACGCGACGGAGACGCCGCGTTTCATGAACGCATTGAGCCGATCCGGGATCCGGGTGCGGCCCTCGCGCGTACATTTCTTTCTGATCGAGACGGACGACGACTCGCGGGTCATTCGCGGACTCCTGGAGCGGGGGCTCGTGGTGAGGCACACGCGCAGCTTTCCCGGCTTGGACGGAAGATGCATCCGCGTGGCGACGCGGCTTCCTGAGGAGAACGATCTGCTGGTCCGGGCGTTGTCCGAGCTTTGACGGCGTTTGCATGAACAAGGAGAGCGATCTTGATGAAGGGAATCATGATACAGGGCACCAGCAGCGATGCCGGAAAGAGCTTTTTGGTGACCGGACTTTGCCGTCTGCTTGCTGACCGGGGCATTCGGGTCTGCCCGTTCAAGTCTCAGAACATGTCCAACAACTCCTGCGTCACGTGGGACGGCCTGGAGATCAGCCGCGCGCAGGCCGTCCAGGCGGAGGCCGCACGGCTTCGGCCCGAGGCCTTCATGAACCCCATCCTTTTGAAGCCGCGCCGGGACACCTGTTCCGAGATCGTTCTGGAGGGACGGCCCTTCGAGGCCCCGGCGGATCGGGAGTATTACCGCACCTTCACGATGACCCGAGGAATCGAGGCGGTCCGGCGCGCGCTGGGGCACATCGCCGGCCACTTCGATGCCGTGGTGATCGAGGGGGCGGGCAGCCCGGCCGAGGTGAACCTGAACGCCACGGAAATCGTGAACATGCGCGTCGCCCGGGAGGCGGACGTGCCTGTCCTGCTGGTGACGGACGTCGACCGCGGTGGTTCCCTGGCCTCGGTCGTCGGAACGCTCGAGCTGCTGGGTTCGGACCGGTCCCGGGTGAAGGGCGTGGTCTTCAACAAGTTCCGGGGGGATCCCGCACTGTTCTCTCCCGCCATTCAATGGCTGGAGGCGCGTAACGGCGTTCGGGTCGCCGGAGTGATGCCGTGGGTTGGGGGGGCCTCCATAGCAGGCGAGGATTCCCTGAGCCTTCGCTGGGGGCGAGGAGGGGGCGGCGCGGATCTCATGGTCGGCGTGGTCCGATTCCCGGGGATTGCCAACTTCACGGACCTCGACCCCTTCGAGTTCGAGCCGGACGTCGAGCTGATCGGGCTGGATGAGGAGACCCCGGCCAAAGTCCTGCGGTCCCTGGACGCGATCGTCCTTCCCGGCTCCAGGAACGCCGCTTGGGATATGGCCTGGCTGCGCGAGACGGGACTGGCCGAGAGGCTGCGCGCGTTCGTGGACGGAGGAGGCTCCGTGTTCGGCCTCGGCGGCGGATTCCAGATGATGGGGCGCCGCTTGGAGCGGCCGGGGAGGGAGACGGGTAAAATCGGCGGCTTGGGCCTCCTTCCCGCGGTCACGGACTTGGGAGAGGAATCCGGCGTGGTCCGCATCTCGGGGAAGGTCAATCCGGAACTTGTTTTGGAGGTCATTCCCGTCGAGGGGTATCGGACTTGCGTCGGCCGGACGCAGGCCGAGGACGGCGTGCCCTGCGTCCCCCTTTTTCTCGCCGAGGGGCGCACGGAGGGACTGGCCTTGCCGGGGCTGCGGGTTGCGGGCACGTCCCTTTGCGGCGTCTTCGAAAACGATCGCTTTCGAGCCCTCTGGCTCAACGCTCTTCGCAACGGGCGCGGTTTGGAGGAACGTGCGGCCGTCGATACGGCGGGGATGAAGGAACGTGCCTACGATACGCTCGCCCGTGCGGTCGAGGAGCACCTTGACGTCGCTTGGATCCTGGAGCAGATGGGGCTTTGAGCGAGCGGCCTCAGCGCACGTTCCCCAGGTGGACGTGAAGCAGTTTTCTCCGTGCCCGGTCGGCCAGTGCGCGCAGCAGTCCGATATCGGTTGGGGGCGCGGCGTAACGCCAGGCGGGAAAATAACGCGAGAGGTGCAGCGGTATGGACGGAGACAGGGAGGCGATCCAGTCCGTCATGGCGTCGAAGCCCTCTTCCGTGTCGACGATTCCGGGGACGACGAGGTGGGTCAATTCCACGTGAACCCCGCCCCGAACCCAGGCGGCTATATTGGCTTTGACGGCCTCGAGGGAGCCCCCGAGACTTTTGTAATGCTGCGGGTCGAAGGACTTCAGGTCGATGTTGGCGGCGTCCGTCCAAGGCCGAAGTTCCGCGGCAACCTGTCCGCTCATGGCGCCGTTCGTGACGAGGACGAGGGCAATCCCGTTCTCCTTCAGCAGGGGGGCCGCCGTGAGAATGTATTCCGCCTGGAGGGTGGGCTCGTTGTAGGTGAATGCGACGGAGGGGATGCCCAGGTTCCGGACCTCGCGCGCCAGTTCCTCCGGCGGCAGGAGGAGCGTCCGTTGCAGCAGACCCTCCGGACTCTTGGGATGGGCGATCTCGTGATTCTGGCAGAAGGGGCAGGCCATCGTACAGCCCGCGCTCCCCAGCGAATAGATGAGCGTTCCGGGCCGCCAATGGACCAGAGGCTTCTTCTCGACAGGATCGACGGCGCGAGAGCAGAAACGCCCCAGCCAAGGAGAGACGAGCGTGCCGGACCGATTTGCCCGAACTCCGCAAAAACCGGCCGTGCCGGGGGGAAGCGTGCAGCCCCGAAAGCAAAGCCGGCAAAGTACCTTGCTTTCCTCGTCCCGGGCCCACCATCGCGGTACGATTCCATTTCTTTCCATAGTCCTTCCCCCCCTCGTTCGTGATGTCTCCGTGCCGCAGGATGCAAAAGACGCCGCTCGACGCGGCGTCTTTTGCGAAAAATTGCCTTCTTGAGCGTTCTATCGGGCGGCCAGCTTCATCTCCTGGATGGCTTGAGCCAGACGGGTCACGCCCTCTTCTATGACGTCGGGCTGCGAATAGGTATAGTTGACCCTTGCGGCATGGATGCCCGCCTCGGGATTGAGGCAGAACGAGGCTCCGGGGAGGATGGCTACCTTCTTCTCCAGTGCTTTTCTGGCAAGCTCATCGCTGTCGATGCCTCCGGTGTTCAGCCAGTAAAAGAAGCCCCCCTCGGGCTTTACCCAGGTGATGCCCTGAGGTGCCAGGTGCTTCCGGAAGCTCTCCTCCATGGCGTCCCGCTTCATCCGATAGTTTTTGATGATGTTCGGAAGATGGGCGTCCAGGTATCCCTTACGGCAGTATTCGTAGGTCAGTACCTGAGAGATGCTGCTGGAACAGAGATCGGTCGACTGTTTGAAGATAGCCATCTGGCGGATGATGCTTTTGGACCCGCTGACCCAGCCGAGACGGACGCCGGGGGAGAGGATCTTGGAGAAGGACCCCGCGTAGACGGTATTGCCCGCTTTGTCGAAGGAGAAGATGCTGGGGAGATGTTCTCCGTCGAAACGCACGTAGCCGTAGGGATCGTCCTCGAAGATGGCCAGGTCGTAACGGTCCGCGATCTCCGCCAGTTCCCTGCGCCGCTCAAGGGTCATGGTGGATCCCGCGGGGTTCTGGAAGTTGACGATCGTGTAGATGAACTTGGGCTTCTTGCCCTCTTTGAGCAGGCTCTCGATGAGGGCGGGCAGCTTGGAGACGTCCATGCCCTCGCCGTCGACGGGAACGCTGGCAAACTGTGCGCCATGGTTGTAGAAGGTCGTCAGGGCGGCCATATAGGAGGGGTCCTCGACGATGACCACATCGCCGGGGTCGATCATGACCCATGCAAAGAGATCCAGGACCTGCTGCGAACCGGTCGTGATCAGAATTTCATCCAGGGAGAGCTCTCGCCCCAGCCTTGGAGCCGTCCATTGGTTCAGAAAGTTGCGAAGCGGGTCGTAGCCCTCCGTCGTACCGTATTGGAGCATCGTTGCCCCATCGCTGACCAGCTTTTCCGCCCCCTCGGCAAACTGCTCGATGGGAAAGACCTCGGGTGCAGGCATTCCCCCCGCGAAGGAGATCATTCCCGGCTGCTTGATCACCTTAAGAAGCTCCCTGACCGGAGAGGGACGCGTCTTGCAAGCCGCCGTGCTGAATTTCTTTTTCCAATTGTCGTTCATTTTGACTCCTCCTTGACGGATAACGGGTTTTCCGGCACGCGCGCCGGAGCACTGCGCGAGGTCGGAGAAGACAAGGCTCCTCGGTGTCGTTGGGTTGAGTATATCATCCGAAGTGGTTTTTAAAAAGATTCACCCTTGCTATTGCCTTCCTTTTTCGATCCTTTCGGCCCTCTCCCGGAGATGTCTGAGGCGACGCTCGGTGGGTGGGTGCGAGTTGAAGCCGCTCCTTCCCGTAGCGTAGCCGTTGTCCTTGAAGCTCTTCATCGCATTGTAGAGGCCCCAGGGGCTGTAGCCCGCCTTGACCGCAAGGTCCATGCCGTAGTCATCGGCCTCGACCTCCTGTTCGCGGCTGAAGCCGCTCTCGGCCAGGTTCATCCCGACGGCCCCGACAATCTGGGCCGCGTCGCCGGCCTGACCGAGCAAAGCGCCAAGGATATTCCATCCGATGTTGCGCTGCATGCCCCGGCTGTAGTGTCCCCGTCGGACGTGCCCGACTTCGTGTCCCAAAATTCCGGCAATCTCGTCGGCTGTCGAGAGGATACGCATCAATCCATAGGTGACGTGAACGGTAAATCTCTTCTGAGATTCGAACTTCACCCAGGCGTTTGGGGCCTCGTCCTTTTCGTAGGTCAAGGCTACATCCTTGATATCGGCGGCTGCGGCGATGCGTCGCCACGCCGCCTCCACGGTCGCAGCGTCGATGGCGGCTACAGCCCTTCCCGGAGTAAGAAAAACTGTCAGGAAAAGCAGCATCGTGAGAAACGACGATACTCGTCTCATGGATACGACCTCCTTGTGTCGATGTTTCCCTTCGGCCCCCCGCGGCTGGGGGGATGTTGCCCCCATTTTATCGCATATCGGATGGCGAGAAGTAAGCTGAATTCGGCAAATTTGGCTCTCGATCCCTGCTGGAGTCCCCCGGTGAATTTTGTGTACGGCAGGAACAGTTTTTTGCTTTTTGGGGCGCATCCGTCACTTGCGGAAAAATATTGCCCCCAATGGACGATATGTTTTCTTTCGGCCCGCGGCACCTCACGGATTTGAGGTGCTCCCGAGCTTTTCAATAGGGGATTCCTGGGTTATACTCTAGGCTGAGTGACTCTCGCGCAGATCATTAACAAAAGCGTGCAGTTCATTTTTGGACGGTGATTGTGTTGGATAGACGTCATGTCGACGAACTCAGCATCCGCTATGTCGAGAAGCTTTCCCTCTACGAGGAATACGCCTCGCGAGTGCGCAATTTGGTTCAGGACCTGATCGAACGGGAGGATATCGAGGTTTACAGTATCGAGGGATGGGCGAAGCCCCCCGTGGATGTGGTCCGTGCTCCGGGCGCGCGAGGGGATGAGAGGGACGTGGAGTTGGGTTCCGTTCCGGACCTGGTTACGGTTCGGGTTCTTCTGCGTTTTCCCGAGGACGTCTATAAGGTGGAGGAGATCATTCAGAGCGAGTTTGATGTCGATCATTCCCGCTCCATCACATCGAGCGGACTGGAGGACCCTTTCCGTTTCGGGTATCCCGCCGTTGTCTATACCCTTGCACTCTCGACGAACCGATCCTCCTTACGGGAGTGGGGAAAGTACAGGGACATCAGCTTTCGGCTGGAACTGCGTACCATGCTGCAGCAGGCTTGGGCCACCATCGCTCCGCGAGTCAATCTAAACGTCGACTCGGTATCCGAGAAGAAACTCAAACGCAGGCTCGTCCGCCTGGCCGCGCTTCTCGAGGAGGCGGACGAGGGCTTCCTGTCCTTGTGGGAGGAGGCCAAGGAGGTTGCCGTCCTGGTCCCCCCGAGCTCGGATTCCGCAGAACTCCGGGAGACCACTTTGACGGCCGAACGGATTTTCGGGGAGGAGGAGCTTTACGCCTTCTTCAAGGCGGAGCCGAACCTGATGAGCCGATGGAACTCCCTGGCGGTGAAGGCCGGTTTTCCCATCTTCGTTCCGGCTCCCGATTACCTGAAGGAGAGTTTTGACTACCTTTATCTCATCCTTAGGACGGCGGGAATCGATACGATATCGGAGGTCCGTCGCTTCCTGGAGGAGATGGAGGAGAACGAACTGGGCTTGCAGCAGCTTCGGACCATACGCGAGGCCTTTGCCAAGGAAAGCTCGGCTTGGAGGGTAGATCCGTTTTCGGCGATCTTCCTCCTCGTTCTGAACCTCAAATGGGATGTGCTGAAGGATAAGGACCTCGTGCACCTGAACATCAAACGGGGCTCCGACCGTATCGGGGGTATCGATTAACCCCGGACAGGAGCGTTCGGGAGAGAGGCGTACGACGTTGATTGTTTGTCTGGGGAGGAATGGACGATGCGGGTCGCAATGCTCTGGATGATCGTCTCCTACTTTATCGGTTCTTTGCCGACGGGCTATTTGGCGGCCCGCATTTTCAGAGGAGTCGACATACGTACGGTCGGCTCCGGGGCTATTGGAGCAACCAACGTGCGTCGCCTGATGGGGCAAAGGTGGGCGGTCTGCGTTACCGTCATTGATATGCTCAAGGGGGCGCTGGCGTTGCTCCTCACCGCGAACTCGGCTTCCTCCGCTCCCTGGATGCTCTCGCTCTCGGCGTTTTGTGTCGTTCTGGGGCACAATTATCCGGTTTGGCTGAAGTTCAAAGGCGGCAAAGGCGTCGCGACGACGTACGGAACCATGTTCTTCCTTTGGCCTTACAACTCCTTCGCGATCGTCCTGATGTGCGGTGCCGTTTGGTATGCGGTCATGACGACCTCCCGTTACGTCTCCCTGGCCTCCATGACCTCTCTGCTGGCCATGCCTTTATTCTTTTGGATGCTGGACGCCCCCCTTTCCTTTATTCTCCTCGCCCTCTTCCTCGCCTTGCTGGCGGTGTTTCGGCACCGCTCTAATATCGGCAGGCTCTTACGGGGACGGGAAAATTCGCTCTGATCCGCTGAGTCTTTTCGTCGTGCTCCATGTGGGCGGGCCTGCAGCTTGCCGCCCCTCCCGTCGTTTTCTTTCGGTGTCCAAGGGCCATTCAATCACTCGAAAAGGCAGTTGTTGAATTTTTTCCGCTCTGTCGGCCTTCTGGCCGTATGGAGCGTTGTTTTGAGACAGGGGGCCTCGGGGTGAGGGAGTTTTGTTTTGCGGCCGTGGTGTTCGCCACCTATTGCATTCAGGGGGTTACGGGGTTCGGAGGAACGGTACTGGCCTTGCCGTTTGCCGTTCGGCTCGTTGCCGA
Coding sequences:
- a CDS encoding RelA/SpoT domain-containing protein produces the protein MDRRHVDELSIRYVEKLSLYEEYASRVRNLVQDLIEREDIEVYSIEGWAKPPVDVVRAPGARGDERDVELGSVPDLVTVRVLLRFPEDVYKVEEIIQSEFDVDHSRSITSSGLEDPFRFGYPAVVYTLALSTNRSSLREWGKYRDISFRLELRTMLQQAWATIAPRVNLNVDSVSEKKLKRRLVRLAALLEEADEGFLSLWEEAKEVAVLVPPSSDSAELRETTLTAERIFGEEELYAFFKAEPNLMSRWNSLAVKAGFPIFVPAPDYLKESFDYLYLILRTAGIDTISEVRRFLEEMEENELGLQQLRTIREAFAKESSAWRVDPFSAIFLLVLNLKWDVLKDKDLVHLNIKRGSDRIGGID
- a CDS encoding M48 family metalloprotease produces the protein MRRVSSFLTMLLFLTVFLTPGRAVAAIDAATVEAAWRRIAAAADIKDVALTYEKDEAPNAWVKFESQKRFTVHVTYGLMRILSTADEIAGILGHEVGHVRRGHYSRGMQRNIGWNILGALLGQAGDAAQIVGAVGMNLAESGFSREQEVEADDYGMDLAVKAGYSPWGLYNAMKSFKDNGYATGRSGFNSHPPTERRLRHLRERAERIEKGRQ
- a CDS encoding radical SAM protein — translated: MERNGIVPRWWARDEESKVLCRLCFRGCTLPPGTAGFCGVRANRSGTLVSPWLGRFCSRAVDPVEKKPLVHWRPGTLIYSLGSAGCTMACPFCQNHEIAHPKSPEGLLQRTLLLPPEELAREVRNLGIPSVAFTYNEPTLQAEYILTAAPLLKENGIALVLVTNGAMSGQVAAELRPWTDAANIDLKSFDPQHYKSLGGSLEAVKANIAAWVRGGVHVELTHLVVPGIVDTEEGFDAMTDWIASLSPSIPLHLSRYFPAWRYAAPPTDIGLLRALADRARRKLLHVHLGNVR
- a CDS encoding cobyric acid synthase, with protein sequence MKGIMIQGTSSDAGKSFLVTGLCRLLADRGIRVCPFKSQNMSNNSCVTWDGLEISRAQAVQAEAARLRPEAFMNPILLKPRRDTCSEIVLEGRPFEAPADREYYRTFTMTRGIEAVRRALGHIAGHFDAVVIEGAGSPAEVNLNATEIVNMRVAREADVPVLLVTDVDRGGSLASVVGTLELLGSDRSRVKGVVFNKFRGDPALFSPAIQWLEARNGVRVAGVMPWVGGASIAGEDSLSLRWGRGGGGADLMVGVVRFPGIANFTDLDPFEFEPDVELIGLDEETPAKVLRSLDAIVLPGSRNAAWDMAWLRETGLAERLRAFVDGGGSVFGLGGGFQMMGRRLERPGRETGKIGGLGLLPAVTDLGEESGVVRISGKVNPELVLEVIPVEGYRTCVGRTQAEDGVPCVPLFLAEGRTEGLALPGLRVAGTSLCGVFENDRFRALWLNALRNGRGLEERAAVDTAGMKERAYDTLARAVEEHLDVAWILEQMGL
- the plsY gene encoding glycerol-3-phosphate 1-O-acyltransferase PlsY, which translates into the protein MRVAMLWMIVSYFIGSLPTGYLAARIFRGVDIRTVGSGAIGATNVRRLMGQRWAVCVTVIDMLKGALALLLTANSASSAPWMLSLSAFCVVLGHNYPVWLKFKGGKGVATTYGTMFFLWPYNSFAIVLMCGAVWYAVMTTSRYVSLASMTSLLAMPLFFWMLDAPLSFILLALFLALLAVFRHRSNIGRLLRGRENSL
- a CDS encoding aminotransferase class I/II-fold pyridoxal phosphate-dependent enzyme, producing MTDSSWGFAIRAHGANPEKLYAAMGIPMPGRVIDFSTNTNALPWPEGVDIDLSRCLSAYPDDEVLELRSLVAEREGCALDELLFTNGSNEALYLLTSLFSGRQAAVLQPTYGEYRRALEAFGVTTTDLFNLADVENVFFDLVVLCNPSNPTGAYIPFGELERLARENPHTLFVVDQAYIDFLLPERERVLLDFRAFPNLLLLRSLTKLYHLCGARIGYVLASSDWIVRLKARQPTWSVNAVAQAVCSAFMRNEAILRETRAFYATETPRFMNALSRSGIRVRPSRVHFFLIETDDDSRVIRGLLERGLVVRHTRSFPGLDGRCIRVATRLPEENDLLVRALSEL
- a CDS encoding aminotransferase-like domain-containing protein is translated as MNDNWKKKFSTAACKTRPSPVRELLKVIKQPGMISFAGGMPAPEVFPIEQFAEGAEKLVSDGATMLQYGTTEGYDPLRNFLNQWTAPRLGRELSLDEILITTGSQQVLDLFAWVMIDPGDVVIVEDPSYMAALTTFYNHGAQFASVPVDGEGMDVSKLPALIESLLKEGKKPKFIYTIVNFQNPAGSTMTLERRRELAEIADRYDLAIFEDDPYGYVRFDGEHLPSIFSFDKAGNTVYAGSFSKILSPGVRLGWVSGSKSIIRQMAIFKQSTDLCSSSISQVLTYEYCRKGYLDAHLPNIIKNYRMKRDAMEESFRKHLAPQGITWVKPEGGFFYWLNTGGIDSDELARKALEKKVAILPGASFCLNPEAGIHAARVNYTYSQPDVIEEGVTRLAQAIQEMKLAAR